From Canis lupus baileyi chromosome 16, mCanLup2.hap1, whole genome shotgun sequence, a single genomic window includes:
- the BTBD17 gene encoding BTB/POZ domain-containing protein 17 isoform X2, with protein sequence MLRLGCAKPGSWASFWAVLTLVGLATRAAQRADVGGESTGTSINHSQTLLQRLQELLRQGNASDVVLRVQAAGTDEVRVFHTHRLLLGLHSELFRELLSNQSEVVLQEPRDCAAVFDKFIRYLYCGELTVLLAQAIPLHRLATKYGVASLQRGVADYMRAHLAGGAGPAVGWYHYAVSTGDEALRQSCLQFLAWNLSAVAASAEWGAVSPELLAQLLPRSDLVLQDELELFHALEAWLGRTRPAPAVAERALRAIRYPMIPPAQLFQLQARSAALARHGPAVADLLLQAYQFHAASPLHFAKFFDVNGSAFLPRNYLAPAWGAPWVISNPARDDRSTSFQTQLGPSGHDAGRRVTWNVLFSPRWLPVSLRPVYADAAGTALPPARPEDGRPRLVVTPASSGGDAAGVSFQKTVLVGARQHGRLLVRHAYSFHQSSEEAGDFLAHADLQRRNSEYLVENALHLHLIVKPVYHTLIRTPK encoded by the exons ATGCTTCGCTTGGGCTGTGCCAAGCCTGGGTCCTGGGCCAGCTTCTGGGCCGTCCTGACCTTGGTGGGTCTGGCCACTCGAGCCG CTCAGAGAGCCGATGTTGGTGGCGAGTCCACGGGCACCTCCATCAACCACTCCCAGACGCTGCTCCAACGCTTGCAGGAGCTGCTGCGGCAGGGCAATGCCAGCGACGTGGTTCTGCGGGTACAGGCCGCGGGGACGGACGAGGTCCGCGTGTTCCACACGCACCGCCTGCTGCTGGGCCTACACAGCGAGCTCTTCCGGGAGCTGCTGAGTAACCAGAGTGAGGTGGTGCTTCAGGAGCCCCGGGACTGCGCTGCTGTCTTCGACAAGTTCATCAG GTACCTGTACTGCGGCGAGCTGACCGTGCTGCTGGCCCAGGCCATCCCCCTGCACCGGCTGGCCACCAAGTACGGCGTGGCCTCCCTGCAGCGCGGCGTGGCCGACTACATGCGGGCGCACctggcgggcggcgcgggcccTGCGGTCGGCTGGTACCACTACGCGGTGAGCACCGGGGACGAGGCCCTGCGCCAGAGCTGCCTGCAGTTCCTGGCCTGGAACCTGTCGGCCGTGGCGGCCAGCGCGGAGTGGGGCGCCGTGAGCCCCGAGCTGCTGGCGCAGCTGCTGCCGCGCTCGGACCTGGTGCTGCAGGACGAGCTGGAGCTGTTCCACGCGCTCGAGGCGTGGCTGGGCCGCACCCGCCCTGCCCCAGCTGTGGCCGAGCGCGCGCTGCGGGCCATCCGCTACCCCATGATCCCGCCGGCCCAGCTGTTCCAGCTGCAGGCGCGCTCGGCCGCCCTGGCGCGCCACGGCCCCGCGGTGGCCGACCTGCTGCTGCAGGCCTACCAGTTCCACGCCGCCTCGCCGCTGCACTTCGCCAAGTTCTTCGACGTCAATGGCAGCGCCTTCCTGCCCCGCAACTACCTCGCGCCCGCCTGGGGCGCCCCGTGGGTCATCAGCAACCCGGCCCGCGACGACCGCAGCACCAGCTTCCAGACGCAGCTGGGCCCCAGCGGCCACGACGCGGGCCGCCGGGTCACCTGGAACGTGCTCTTCTCGCCGCGCTGGCTGCCCGTCAGCCTGCGGCCCGTCTACGCGGACGCCGCGGGCACCGCGCTGCCCCCCGCACGCCCCGAGGACGGCCGGCCGCGCCTGGTGGTCACCCCGGCCAGCAGCGGTGGCGACGCGGCCGGAGTGAGCTTCCAGAAGACGGTGCTGGTGGGGGCGCGCCAGCACGGCCGCCTGCTGGTGCGCCACGCCTACAGCTTCCACCAGAGCAGCGAGGAGGCCGGCGACTTCCTGGCGCACGCGGACCTGCAGCGCCGCAACTCCGAGTACCTGGTGGAGAACGCCCTGCACCTCCACCTCATCGTCAAGCCCGTCTACCACACCCTCATCCGGACCCCCAAGTAG
- the BTBD17 gene encoding BTB/POZ domain-containing protein 17 isoform X1, with translation MLGLLCASLELWEGKRYIWKLEAGKRSLLRAQRADVGGESTGTSINHSQTLLQRLQELLRQGNASDVVLRVQAAGTDEVRVFHTHRLLLGLHSELFRELLSNQSEVVLQEPRDCAAVFDKFIRYLYCGELTVLLAQAIPLHRLATKYGVASLQRGVADYMRAHLAGGAGPAVGWYHYAVSTGDEALRQSCLQFLAWNLSAVAASAEWGAVSPELLAQLLPRSDLVLQDELELFHALEAWLGRTRPAPAVAERALRAIRYPMIPPAQLFQLQARSAALARHGPAVADLLLQAYQFHAASPLHFAKFFDVNGSAFLPRNYLAPAWGAPWVISNPARDDRSTSFQTQLGPSGHDAGRRVTWNVLFSPRWLPVSLRPVYADAAGTALPPARPEDGRPRLVVTPASSGGDAAGVSFQKTVLVGARQHGRLLVRHAYSFHQSSEEAGDFLAHADLQRRNSEYLVENALHLHLIVKPVYHTLIRTPK, from the exons ATGTTGGGTCTGCTGTGTGCGTCCTTGGAACTCTGGGAAGGGAAGCGTTATATTTGGAAGTTAGAAGCTGGGAAAAGAAGCCTTCTAAGAG CTCAGAGAGCCGATGTTGGTGGCGAGTCCACGGGCACCTCCATCAACCACTCCCAGACGCTGCTCCAACGCTTGCAGGAGCTGCTGCGGCAGGGCAATGCCAGCGACGTGGTTCTGCGGGTACAGGCCGCGGGGACGGACGAGGTCCGCGTGTTCCACACGCACCGCCTGCTGCTGGGCCTACACAGCGAGCTCTTCCGGGAGCTGCTGAGTAACCAGAGTGAGGTGGTGCTTCAGGAGCCCCGGGACTGCGCTGCTGTCTTCGACAAGTTCATCAG GTACCTGTACTGCGGCGAGCTGACCGTGCTGCTGGCCCAGGCCATCCCCCTGCACCGGCTGGCCACCAAGTACGGCGTGGCCTCCCTGCAGCGCGGCGTGGCCGACTACATGCGGGCGCACctggcgggcggcgcgggcccTGCGGTCGGCTGGTACCACTACGCGGTGAGCACCGGGGACGAGGCCCTGCGCCAGAGCTGCCTGCAGTTCCTGGCCTGGAACCTGTCGGCCGTGGCGGCCAGCGCGGAGTGGGGCGCCGTGAGCCCCGAGCTGCTGGCGCAGCTGCTGCCGCGCTCGGACCTGGTGCTGCAGGACGAGCTGGAGCTGTTCCACGCGCTCGAGGCGTGGCTGGGCCGCACCCGCCCTGCCCCAGCTGTGGCCGAGCGCGCGCTGCGGGCCATCCGCTACCCCATGATCCCGCCGGCCCAGCTGTTCCAGCTGCAGGCGCGCTCGGCCGCCCTGGCGCGCCACGGCCCCGCGGTGGCCGACCTGCTGCTGCAGGCCTACCAGTTCCACGCCGCCTCGCCGCTGCACTTCGCCAAGTTCTTCGACGTCAATGGCAGCGCCTTCCTGCCCCGCAACTACCTCGCGCCCGCCTGGGGCGCCCCGTGGGTCATCAGCAACCCGGCCCGCGACGACCGCAGCACCAGCTTCCAGACGCAGCTGGGCCCCAGCGGCCACGACGCGGGCCGCCGGGTCACCTGGAACGTGCTCTTCTCGCCGCGCTGGCTGCCCGTCAGCCTGCGGCCCGTCTACGCGGACGCCGCGGGCACCGCGCTGCCCCCCGCACGCCCCGAGGACGGCCGGCCGCGCCTGGTGGTCACCCCGGCCAGCAGCGGTGGCGACGCGGCCGGAGTGAGCTTCCAGAAGACGGTGCTGGTGGGGGCGCGCCAGCACGGCCGCCTGCTGGTGCGCCACGCCTACAGCTTCCACCAGAGCAGCGAGGAGGCCGGCGACTTCCTGGCGCACGCGGACCTGCAGCGCCGCAACTCCGAGTACCTGGTGGAGAACGCCCTGCACCTCCACCTCATCGTCAAGCCCGTCTACCACACCCTCATCCGGACCCCCAAGTAG
- the GPR142 gene encoding probable G-protein coupled receptor 142 codes for MTLEGQETAGPLQTTLLPTANGSRPSQELEGHWPEIPGRSPCVAGVIPVIYYSILLGLGLPVNLLTTVALARLAARTRKPSYHYLLALTASDIVTQVVIVFVGFLLQGAVLAREVPRAVVRSANILEFAANHASVWIAVLLTVDRYSALCHPLHHRAASSPGRSRRAIATVLGAALLTGVPFYWWLDVWRDADAPSLLDEVLKWAHCLTVYFIPCGVFLAANSAIIWRLRRRSHGGPRPRVGKSTAILLGVTTLFALLWAPRIFVMLYHLYVAPVHRDWRVHLALDVANMTAMLNTAVNFGLYCLVSKTFRATVREVIHDAHLPCTPGSRPEGTAAGSVLKPPGLPKGAEM; via the exons ATGACGCTTGAGGGGCAGGAGACAG CCGGCCCGCTCCAAACGACCCTGCTGCCCACAGCCAACGGCAGTAGGCCAAGCCAGGAGTTGGAGGGCCATTGGCCAGAAATCCCAGGGAGGTCCCCGTGTGTGGCTGGTGTCATCCCTGTCATCTACTACAGCAtcctgctgggcctggggctgcctg TCAACCTCCTGACCACGGTGGCCCTGGCCCGGCTGGCCGCCAGGACCAGGAAGCCCTCCTACCACTACCTTCTGGCGCTCACGGCCTCGGACATCGTCACGCAGGTGGTCATCGTGTTCGTGGGGTTCCTCCTGCAGGGGGCCGTGCTGGCCCGCGAGGTGCCCCGGGCCGTGGTGCGCTCGGCGAACATCCTGGAGTTTGCCGCCAACCACGCCTCGGTGTGGATCGCTGTGCTGCTCACGGTCGACCGCTACAGCGCCCTGTGCCACCCCCTGCACCACCGGGCCGCCTCGTCCCCGGGCCGGAGCCGCCGGGCCATCGCCACCGTCCTCGGAGCTGCCCTGCTGACGGGCGTCCCCTTCTACTGGTGGCTGGACGTGTGGCGGGACGCGGACGCCCCCAGCCTGCTGGACGAGGTCCTCAAGTGGGCCCACTGCCTCACCGTCTACTTCATCCCCTGCGGTGTTTTCCTGGCCGCCAACTCGGCCATCATCTGGCGGCTGCGCAGGAGGAGCCACGGTGGGCCGCGGCCCCGGGTGGGCAAGAGTACGGCCATCCTCCTGGGCGTCACCACGCTCTTCGCCCTCCTTTGGGCGCCCCGGATCTTTGTCATGCTCTACCACCTGTACGTGGCCCCCGTCCACCGGGACTGGAGGGTGCACCTGGCCTTGGACGTGGCCAACATGACCGCCATGCTCAACACCGCCGTCAACTTCGGCCTCTACTGCCTTGTCAGCAAGACTTTCCGGGCCACCGTCCGAGAGGTCATCCACGACGCCCACCTGCCCTGCACCCCGGGGTCGCGGCCAGAGGGCACGGCGGCGGGCTCTGTGCTCAAGCCTCCCGGCCTTCCCAAAGGGGCAGAAATGTAG